One window of Streptomyces sp. FIT100 genomic DNA carries:
- a CDS encoding serine protease, giving the protein MRLNRPTFAARRGRSAGRRTPVLAAAAVAAALALTATACGPSEDDAGGLPTPSVPSADGKITIPDDLKDRLKEHGIDLDKWRNGEWKNWDRDKWLREAQDYVNPIIEDLWDPDRMREAEQPDKPVAEEDISGDEGVTDPTPRPVEARAVAAPYHDSVPEAGKVFFDGPKGSMVCSATVVQDPANPGRSNMVWTAGHCVHAGKEGGWYRNIAFVPSYNNGAEPPSRSATKDEIAPYGVWWGDWAQTSEQWISQGAATGGQGAPYDFAVIHVTPEKGGNGKSLEETVGSALPVDFDAPAVPEIESMKATGYPAAPPFDGERMFQCEDQPGRLSLKANDPTMYRIGCTMTGGSSGGGWVAAGRDGKPALVSNTSIGPVTAGWLAGPRLGAEAKGIYEAVSKKFAGR; this is encoded by the coding sequence ATGCGACTCAACCGCCCGACCTTCGCCGCACGCCGTGGGAGGAGCGCCGGTCGCAGAACTCCGGTGCTCGCGGCGGCCGCTGTCGCCGCGGCGCTCGCGCTGACCGCGACGGCCTGCGGCCCGAGCGAGGACGACGCGGGCGGCCTGCCCACCCCGAGCGTCCCGTCCGCGGACGGCAAGATCACGATTCCGGACGATCTCAAGGACCGGCTCAAGGAGCACGGGATCGATCTGGACAAGTGGCGGAACGGCGAGTGGAAGAACTGGGACCGGGACAAGTGGCTGCGTGAGGCGCAGGACTACGTCAACCCGATCATCGAGGACCTCTGGGACCCGGACCGGATGCGGGAGGCCGAGCAGCCCGACAAGCCCGTCGCGGAGGAGGACATCTCCGGTGACGAGGGTGTCACCGACCCGACGCCGCGGCCGGTCGAGGCCCGGGCGGTCGCCGCGCCGTACCACGACAGCGTCCCCGAGGCCGGGAAGGTGTTCTTCGACGGCCCGAAGGGTTCGATGGTCTGCTCCGCCACCGTCGTCCAGGACCCGGCGAACCCCGGCAGGTCCAACATGGTGTGGACCGCGGGCCATTGTGTGCACGCGGGCAAGGAGGGCGGCTGGTACCGCAACATCGCGTTCGTGCCCTCGTACAACAACGGTGCCGAGCCGCCCAGCCGGAGCGCGACGAAGGACGAGATCGCTCCCTACGGTGTCTGGTGGGGCGACTGGGCGCAGACGTCCGAGCAGTGGATCTCCCAGGGCGCCGCGACCGGCGGCCAGGGGGCGCCGTACGACTTCGCGGTGATCCATGTGACCCCGGAGAAGGGCGGCAACGGCAAGTCCCTGGAGGAGACGGTCGGTTCGGCCCTCCCGGTGGACTTCGACGCCCCGGCCGTGCCGGAGATCGAGAGCATGAAGGCCACCGGATACCCCGCCGCACCGCCGTTCGACGGTGAGCGGATGTTCCAGTGCGAGGACCAGCCGGGCCGGCTGTCACTCAAGGCGAACGACCCGACGATGTACCGCATCGGCTGCACCATGACCGGCGGCTCCTCCGGCGGCGGTTGGGTCGCGGCGGGCCGGGACGGCAAGCCGGCGCTGGTGTCGAACACCTCCATCGGCCCGGTGACGGCGGGCTGGCTGGCCGGCCCGCGGCTCGGTGCGGAGGCGAAGGGCATCTACGAGGCGGTCAGCAAGAAGTTCGCGGGCCGGTAG
- a CDS encoding IucA/IucC family siderophore biosynthesis protein: MPKPPSSPDSDEPPAQPETPAAQPAQLLTPAELNPETWRRAAARLLAKTIGEFAYEELVEPVPQGPGDRYTLRLDDGETLTFRARRGAYGSWQVVPDSIEREGEPFADPLDFLVGARRLLALDGATLGHLIRELNTTLAADCRLDHTALPAARLADLDYAALEGHQTGHPWLVPNKGRIGLSARDTARWAPEARTPARFPWIAVNSTLASYRGVPGLDTPHRLYARELDPGTRDAFAARLRSRGLDPAGYLLLPVHPWQWDQVLLPLYAESIARGDIVPLGQDGDLRTPQQSVRTFLNTSRPDRHTVKLPLSVLNTLVWRGLPTERTLAAPAVTAWVQGLRDADPFLRDECGVILLGEVASVTVQHPHYDRLPEVPYQYRELLGAIWREPLRLPPGERARTLASLLHTDPDGRAFTAELVERSGLAPTAWLRHLFAALLPPLLRFLYRHGTVFSPHGENAIVVFDAHDVPVRLAIKDFVDDVNVSARPLPDHDSMPDDVRAVLLTEEPAFLTQFIHSGLFVGVFRFLAPLCEQQLGVPEGDFWSLVRAEILRHQARFPDLKDRYEMFDLLTPRIERLCLNRNRLHLDGYRDRSERPHAAVHGTVPNPLGSV, from the coding sequence GTGCCGAAGCCCCCTTCCAGCCCAGACTCCGACGAGCCGCCCGCCCAGCCCGAGACCCCGGCGGCCCAACCCGCCCAGCTGCTCACCCCGGCCGAGCTGAATCCGGAGACCTGGCGCCGAGCGGCCGCCCGCCTCCTCGCCAAGACGATCGGCGAGTTCGCGTACGAGGAACTGGTCGAGCCGGTCCCGCAGGGCCCCGGCGACCGCTACACCCTCCGCCTCGACGACGGCGAGACCCTGACCTTCCGGGCCCGGCGAGGCGCGTACGGCAGCTGGCAGGTCGTACCGGACTCGATCGAGAGGGAGGGCGAGCCCTTCGCCGACCCGCTGGACTTCCTCGTCGGGGCCCGCCGCCTCCTCGCCCTCGACGGAGCGACCCTCGGCCACCTCATCCGCGAGCTCAACACCACACTCGCCGCCGACTGCAGGCTCGACCACACCGCCCTCCCCGCCGCCAGGCTCGCCGACCTCGACTACGCCGCGCTCGAAGGGCACCAGACGGGCCACCCCTGGCTCGTCCCCAACAAAGGCCGCATCGGTCTCTCCGCCCGCGACACCGCCCGCTGGGCGCCGGAGGCCCGCACTCCGGCCCGTTTCCCGTGGATCGCCGTCAACAGCACGCTCGCCAGCTACCGCGGAGTCCCCGGACTCGACACCCCCCACCGGCTCTACGCGCGGGAACTCGACCCCGGCACCCGTGACGCCTTCGCGGCCCGACTGCGCTCCCGCGGCCTCGACCCGGCCGGCTACCTCCTCCTCCCCGTGCACCCCTGGCAGTGGGACCAGGTGCTGCTTCCTCTCTACGCCGAGTCGATCGCCCGCGGCGACATCGTCCCGCTGGGCCAGGACGGCGACCTCCGGACCCCTCAGCAGTCGGTCCGCACCTTCCTCAACACCAGCCGGCCCGACCGGCACACCGTCAAGCTCCCGCTGTCCGTGCTCAACACCCTCGTCTGGCGCGGGCTGCCCACGGAACGCACCCTCGCGGCCCCGGCCGTCACCGCATGGGTGCAGGGCCTGCGCGACGCGGACCCCTTCCTGCGCGACGAGTGCGGTGTGATCCTGCTCGGCGAGGTCGCCTCCGTCACGGTCCAGCACCCGCACTACGACCGACTCCCCGAGGTCCCGTACCAGTACAGGGAGCTCCTCGGCGCGATCTGGCGCGAACCCCTGCGGCTGCCCCCGGGAGAGCGGGCACGTACGCTCGCCTCGCTCCTGCACACCGACCCGGACGGGCGCGCCTTCACGGCCGAGCTGGTCGAGCGCTCGGGACTCGCCCCCACCGCGTGGCTGCGGCACCTCTTCGCCGCACTGCTGCCGCCGCTGCTGCGTTTCCTCTACCGCCACGGCACCGTGTTCTCCCCCCACGGAGAGAACGCCATCGTCGTCTTCGACGCCCACGACGTGCCCGTACGGCTCGCGATCAAGGACTTCGTCGACGATGTGAACGTCAGCGCCCGGCCGCTCCCGGACCACGACTCCATGCCCGACGACGTACGGGCGGTCCTGCTCACCGAGGAGCCCGCCTTCCTCACCCAGTTCATCCACTCCGGGCTCTTCGTCGGCGTCTTCCGCTTCCTGGCCCCGCTGTGCGAGCAGCAACTGGGTGTACCCGAAGGCGACTTCTGGTCCCTCGTACGGGCGGAGATCCTGCGCCACCAGGCCAGGTTCCCCGACCTCAAGGACCGCTACGAGATGTTCGACCTGCTCACCCCGCGGATCGAGCGGCTCTGCCTCAACCGCAACCGGCTGCATCTCGACGGCTACCGGGACCGCTCCGAACGTCCGCACGCCGCCGTCCACGGCACGGTCCCCAATCCGCTCGGCTCGGTCTGA
- a CDS encoding serine protease, with product MRSIRPLLAATGLAAALSLTATACGPGETDAADKPAASAAGDTGGAALPADLADKLREHGVDPDKWKNGEWKNWDKDKWLREAKDFVNPMIEGLWKPERMKEAESPQKTMAAGDISGDQGVTDPEPRPVQAEPEDKPYHKNAAPVGKVFFDAPEGSMVCSATVVKDPANPGRSNLVWTAGHCVHAGAQGGWYRNIAFVPAYNDLGKSPEQLQNAQPQEIAPYGVYWADWVSTSGEWITQGGPTGGAGAPYDYAVMHVRPEKGTKSLEETVGVALDVDFDAPEAKDIDAMGAWGYPAAPPFDGLIMHKCVDRPGRLSISPGTPTMWRIGCTMTGGSSGGGWFAEQPNGKLALVSNTSIGPVTAGWLAGPRLGAGAREIYTSMSGKFAAR from the coding sequence ATGCGATCCATACGTCCGCTGCTGGCCGCGACCGGTCTTGCCGCGGCCCTCTCGCTGACGGCCACGGCCTGCGGCCCCGGTGAGACCGACGCGGCCGACAAGCCCGCCGCCTCCGCCGCCGGGGACACCGGCGGCGCCGCCCTTCCCGCGGACCTCGCCGACAAGCTCCGGGAGCACGGCGTCGACCCGGACAAGTGGAAGAACGGCGAGTGGAAGAACTGGGACAAGGACAAGTGGCTGCGTGAGGCCAAGGACTTCGTCAACCCGATGATCGAGGGCCTGTGGAAGCCCGAGCGGATGAAGGAGGCCGAGTCTCCGCAGAAGACGATGGCCGCGGGTGACATCTCGGGCGACCAGGGCGTCACCGACCCGGAGCCGAGGCCCGTCCAGGCCGAGCCGGAGGACAAGCCGTACCACAAGAACGCGGCGCCGGTCGGCAAGGTGTTCTTCGACGCCCCCGAGGGTTCGATGGTCTGCTCGGCGACCGTCGTCAAGGACCCCGCCAACCCGGGCAGGTCCAACCTCGTCTGGACCGCGGGTCACTGTGTGCACGCCGGTGCGCAAGGCGGCTGGTACCGCAACATCGCCTTCGTGCCCGCCTACAACGACCTGGGCAAGTCCCCCGAGCAGCTCCAGAACGCGCAGCCGCAGGAGATCGCCCCGTACGGCGTCTACTGGGCGGACTGGGTCTCGACCTCCGGTGAGTGGATCACCCAGGGCGGCCCGACGGGCGGCGCGGGCGCCCCGTACGACTACGCCGTGATGCACGTACGGCCGGAGAAGGGCACCAAGTCGCTGGAGGAGACGGTCGGTGTCGCTCTCGACGTCGACTTCGACGCCCCCGAGGCGAAGGACATCGACGCGATGGGCGCCTGGGGTTATCCGGCGGCGCCGCCGTTCGACGGGCTGATCATGCACAAGTGCGTCGACCGTCCGGGCCGGTTGTCCATCAGCCCGGGCACACCGACGATGTGGCGCATCGGCTGCACCATGACCGGCGGCTCCTCCGGCGGCGGCTGGTTCGCCGAGCAGCCGAACGGCAAGCTGGCGCTGGTCTCCAACACCTCCATCGGACCGGTGACGGCGGGCTGGCTCGCAGGACCGCGCCTCGGCGCGGGTGCCCGGGAGATCTACACGTCGATGAGCGGCAAGTTCGCTGCCCGGTAA
- a CDS encoding IucA/IucC family protein: protein MNPTPTADAPEPDGRPAARPAGHNGTCGPLTVEQATVPRQLSGCPDKRSSPVPTPGAAMPPAAVGVRPGAEAPDPLDHPDPHSVADAAATENLLRCWVRENDLARPAGQTLRIPLDASGTALLVPVRYWSTAGWHRFGPPALEGAPHGAPAADAVTVAALLTREQNAEGPASYGPAAEGPATYGSAAAGIANVPDEYARDEAGQEEPGLDEPRRARHSEGADLVGRVADSVRRTADFITDRRRHPAPPAHADLFLTAEQSLLLGHPLHPTPKSREGLSEAEARLYSPELYGSFPLHWLAADRRVLATDSAWTEEGRPVPAELLALRLSDGLQLPPGTVPLPLHPWQARELSHRPAVAALLDAGLLHDLGPGGAPWHPTSSVRTVHRPGTPAMLKLSLGVRITNSRRENLRKELHRGVEVHRLLRSGLADQWRAAHPRFDIVRDPAWLAVDTPDGTPVPGLDVMVRHNPFAPGDDAVCIAGLTAPRPWPGRSRMHSRLADIVNRLAVRTGRPGGAVAAEWFLRYLDQVVRPVLWLDGTAGVALEAHQQNTLVILDPDGWPVGGRYRDNQGYYYRESHRAALELRLPGIGSASDTFVPDTVTDERFAYYLGINNVLGLIGAFGSQRLADERVLIAAFRQFLTSATPLGSPLPALLLDAPTLRCKANLLTRLHGLDELVGPVDTQSVYVTIANPLHS, encoded by the coding sequence GTGAACCCCACCCCCACAGCTGACGCTCCCGAGCCCGACGGCCGTCCCGCCGCCCGCCCCGCAGGGCACAACGGGACGTGCGGCCCCCTCACGGTCGAGCAGGCGACGGTGCCGCGGCAGCTGTCGGGGTGCCCCGACAAGCGGTCCTCTCCCGTCCCCACGCCAGGCGCCGCGATGCCACCCGCCGCCGTGGGCGTCCGGCCCGGCGCCGAGGCACCGGATCCGCTGGACCATCCCGATCCGCACAGCGTGGCGGACGCGGCCGCGACCGAGAACCTGCTGCGCTGCTGGGTCCGGGAGAACGATCTCGCCCGGCCGGCAGGCCAGACGCTGCGCATTCCCCTGGACGCCAGCGGCACAGCCCTGCTCGTCCCCGTCCGCTACTGGTCGACCGCCGGCTGGCACCGCTTCGGCCCGCCCGCCCTCGAGGGCGCGCCCCACGGCGCCCCGGCCGCCGACGCCGTCACCGTCGCCGCGCTCCTCACCCGCGAGCAGAACGCCGAGGGTCCGGCCTCCTACGGTCCGGCCGCCGAGGGTCCGGCCACCTACGGTTCGGCCGCCGCCGGGATCGCGAACGTCCCCGACGAGTACGCCCGGGACGAGGCCGGCCAGGAGGAGCCCGGCCTGGACGAGCCCCGCCGTGCGCGCCATTCCGAGGGAGCCGATCTCGTCGGCAGGGTTGCCGACTCCGTTCGGCGGACGGCCGACTTCATCACCGACCGCCGACGGCACCCCGCCCCGCCCGCCCACGCCGACCTGTTCCTCACCGCCGAACAGTCGCTGCTCCTCGGGCACCCGCTCCACCCCACACCCAAGAGCCGCGAAGGACTCTCCGAGGCCGAGGCCCGTCTCTACTCACCCGAGTTGTACGGCTCCTTCCCGCTCCACTGGCTGGCCGCCGACCGCAGGGTCCTTGCCACCGACTCGGCCTGGACGGAGGAAGGGCGTCCCGTCCCCGCCGAGCTGCTCGCGCTCCGTCTCAGTGACGGGCTCCAACTGCCCCCCGGCACCGTGCCGTTGCCGCTCCACCCATGGCAGGCCAGGGAACTCTCCCACCGGCCCGCGGTCGCCGCCCTCCTCGACGCCGGCCTTCTCCACGACCTCGGTCCCGGCGGCGCCCCCTGGCACCCCACCTCGTCGGTCCGCACCGTCCACCGGCCCGGCACCCCCGCCATGCTCAAGCTCTCGCTCGGCGTACGCATCACCAACTCCCGTCGGGAGAACCTCCGCAAGGAACTCCACCGGGGCGTGGAGGTCCACCGTCTGCTGCGCAGCGGACTGGCCGACCAGTGGCGCGCCGCCCACCCCCGCTTCGACATCGTCCGCGACCCCGCCTGGCTCGCTGTCGACACCCCCGACGGGACGCCCGTACCGGGACTGGACGTCATGGTGCGCCACAACCCGTTCGCCCCGGGCGACGACGCCGTGTGCATCGCCGGGCTCACCGCCCCCAGGCCCTGGCCCGGCCGGTCCCGGATGCACTCGCGCCTCGCCGACATCGTGAACCGGCTGGCCGTCCGCACCGGCCGGCCCGGCGGGGCCGTCGCCGCCGAGTGGTTCCTGCGCTACCTCGACCAGGTCGTGCGCCCGGTGCTCTGGCTGGACGGCACGGCCGGAGTCGCCCTCGAAGCCCACCAGCAGAACACGCTGGTGATCCTCGACCCCGACGGCTGGCCGGTCGGCGGCCGCTACCGCGACAACCAGGGCTACTACTACCGCGAGTCCCACCGCGCCGCCCTCGAACTCCGGCTCCCCGGCATCGGCTCCGCCAGCGACACCTTCGTCCCCGACACCGTCACCGACGAGCGCTTCGCCTACTACCTCGGCATCAACAACGTCCTTGGCCTGATCGGCGCCTTCGGCTCCCAGCGCCTCGCCGACGAGCGCGTACTCATCGCGGCCTTCCGCCAGTTCCTCACCTCCGCCACGCCGCTCGGCTCCCCCTTGCCGGCCCTGCTCCTGGACGCCCCGACCCTGCGCTGCAAGGCCAATCTGCTCACCCGGCTCCACGGCCTCGACGAACTCGTCGGCCCCGTGGACACCCAGTCCGTCTACGTCACCATCGCCAATCCCCTCCACTCCTGA
- a CDS encoding GNAT family N-acetyltransferase — translation MPPTESGTESSTDSGTDAGASPGTPSDGDAEDTLDLRLPDEFIALFGEDADQAGLPAAGAGAGLLAAVAGEAVDREGLLDAPADWGAVTTPLGAFQLVPVRIERDLQLISRWMNDPAVAAFWQLAGPESVAETHLRSQLDGDGRSAPCLGVLDGVPMSYFEIYRADLDPLARHYPARPHDTGIHLLIGGVADRGHGVGTALLRAVADLVLDQRPRCSRVVAEPDLRNTPSVSAFLSAGFRFSAEVDLPDKRAALMVRDRALSNLL, via the coding sequence ATGCCTCCCACCGAATCCGGCACCGAATCGAGCACTGACTCGGGCACCGACGCGGGAGCGTCTCCCGGCACCCCTTCCGACGGGGACGCCGAAGACACACTGGACCTGCGGCTGCCGGACGAGTTCATCGCACTGTTCGGAGAGGACGCCGACCAGGCCGGCCTCCCCGCCGCCGGTGCGGGCGCCGGGCTGCTCGCCGCGGTCGCCGGTGAGGCAGTCGACCGTGAGGGCCTCCTCGACGCCCCGGCCGACTGGGGTGCGGTCACCACCCCCCTCGGCGCCTTCCAGCTCGTCCCCGTCCGCATCGAGCGGGACCTCCAACTGATCAGCCGCTGGATGAACGACCCCGCCGTCGCAGCCTTCTGGCAGCTGGCCGGACCCGAGTCGGTCGCCGAGACCCATCTCCGCTCCCAGCTCGACGGGGACGGCCGCAGCGCACCCTGCCTCGGCGTACTCGACGGCGTGCCCATGAGCTACTTCGAGATCTACCGCGCCGACCTCGACCCTCTCGCCCGTCACTACCCGGCCCGTCCCCACGACACCGGCATCCACCTCCTCATCGGCGGTGTCGCCGACCGCGGCCACGGCGTCGGCACCGCACTGCTCAGGGCCGTCGCCGACCTCGTCCTCGACCAGCGCCCCCGCTGCTCACGCGTCGTCGCCGAACCCGACCTGCGCAACACCCCCTCCGTGTCCGCCTTTCTGAGCGCCGGCTTCCGCTTCTCCGCGGAAGTCGATCTCCCCGACAAGCGAGCCGCGCTCATGGTCCGCGACCGTGCGCTGAGCAATCTGCTCTGA
- a CDS encoding diaminobutyrate--2-oxoglutarate transaminase family protein, whose protein sequence is MAVTEPAPLAQPAAHEGILRRQSLRESAARTYARSLPIVPVRARGLTIEGADGRRYLDCLSGAGTLALGHNHPVVLEAIKKVIASGAPLHVLDLATPVKDAFTTELFATLPRSLADDARIQFCGPAGTDAVEAALKLVRTATGRTGLLAFTGAYHGMTAGALAASGGATDVRVTRLPYPQDYRCPFGIGGDRGAELAARWTESLLDDPKSGVPAPAGMIVEPVQGEGGVIPAPDAWMRRMRALTEDRSIPLIADEVQTGVGRTGTFWAVEHSGIVPDVMVLSKAIGGSLPLAVVVYRSELDAWQPGAHAGTFRGNQLAMAAGAATLAFVRENRLAERAATLGARMLGRLQGLAASHHCIGDVRGRGLMIGVELVDPETDDPRADVPPPAPGLAAAVQQECLRRGLIVELGGRHSGVVRLLPPLTLTDEQAAAVLDRFADALAAAARSPYRRTHTSPAH, encoded by the coding sequence GTGGCCGTGACCGAACCTGCCCCCCTGGCGCAGCCCGCCGCGCACGAAGGGATCCTGCGGCGGCAGTCGCTCCGTGAATCGGCGGCGAGGACCTATGCGCGGTCGCTCCCGATCGTCCCGGTCCGCGCGCGCGGGCTGACCATCGAGGGGGCCGACGGGCGCCGCTACCTCGACTGTCTCTCGGGTGCGGGAACCCTGGCCCTCGGGCACAACCATCCCGTCGTGCTGGAGGCCATCAAGAAGGTCATCGCCTCGGGGGCCCCGCTGCACGTCCTCGACCTGGCCACCCCGGTCAAGGACGCCTTCACCACCGAGCTGTTCGCCACCCTGCCGCGGTCGCTCGCCGACGACGCCCGGATCCAGTTCTGCGGACCCGCGGGCACGGACGCGGTCGAGGCGGCGCTCAAACTCGTGCGCACCGCCACGGGCCGCACCGGGCTGCTCGCCTTCACCGGCGCGTACCACGGCATGACCGCCGGCGCGCTCGCCGCCTCGGGCGGGGCCACCGATGTGCGCGTAACCCGGCTGCCGTACCCGCAGGACTACCGCTGCCCCTTCGGGATCGGCGGCGACCGCGGAGCCGAACTCGCCGCCCGCTGGACCGAGAGCCTCCTCGACGACCCCAAGAGCGGAGTCCCCGCCCCGGCCGGGATGATCGTGGAGCCCGTGCAGGGGGAGGGGGGAGTGATCCCGGCCCCCGACGCCTGGATGCGCCGGATGCGTGCCCTCACCGAGGACCGCTCGATCCCGCTGATCGCCGACGAGGTGCAGACCGGGGTCGGCCGCACCGGCACCTTCTGGGCGGTCGAGCACAGCGGGATCGTTCCCGATGTGATGGTCCTGTCCAAGGCCATCGGCGGCTCCCTTCCCCTGGCCGTCGTCGTCTACCGCTCCGAGCTCGACGCCTGGCAGCCCGGCGCCCACGCCGGTACCTTCCGCGGGAACCAGCTCGCCATGGCCGCGGGCGCCGCCACCCTCGCGTTCGTCCGCGAGAACCGCCTGGCCGAACGTGCCGCCACCCTCGGCGCCCGGATGCTCGGCCGCCTCCAGGGACTCGCGGCGAGCCACCACTGCATCGGCGACGTACGCGGTCGCGGCCTCATGATCGGCGTCGAACTCGTCGACCCGGAGACCGACGACCCCAGGGCGGACGTGCCACCGCCCGCCCCCGGCCTCGCCGCCGCCGTGCAGCAGGAATGCCTCCGCCGCGGCCTCATCGTCGAACTCGGCGGACGCCACTCGGGTGTCGTCCGGCTGCTGCCTCCCCTCACTCTCACCGACGAACAGGCCGCCGCGGTCCTCGACCGCTTCGCCGACGCCCTGGCCGCCGCCGCACGTTCCCCCTACCGCCGGACCCACACCAGCCCGGCGCACTGA
- a CDS encoding ATP-dependent DNA helicase, whose protein sequence is MTKPSLPELLHAAVTAVGGVERPGQVAMAESVAAAIDDSSHLLVQAGTGTGKSLGYLVPALAHGERVVVATATLALQRQLVERDLPRTVEALHPQLRRRPQFAMLKGRSNYLCLHRLHEGVPQEEEEGLFDPFESATPTSKLGQDLLRMRDWADETETGDRDDLTPGVSDRAWSQVSVSSRECLGASKCAYGAECFAEMARERAKLSDVVVTNHALLAIDAIEGAPVLPQHEVLIVDEAHELVSRVTGVATGELTPHQVNRAVRRGAKLVNEKAADQLQTAAEGFERLMELALPGRLEEIPEDLGYALLALRDAARTVISALGATRDKSVQDEDAVRKQALASIESIHDVSERITNGSEYDVVWYERHDRFGASLRVAPLSVSGLLREKLFADRSVVLTSATLKLGGDFNGVGASLGLAPEGTEGEDLPVWTGLDVGSPFDYPKQGILYVAKHLARPARDGDRGDMLDELTELIQAAGGRTLGLFSSMRAAQLAAEELRSRIPEFPILLQGEETLGELIKNFAADPKTCLFGTLSLWQGVDVPGASCQLVVMDKIPFPRPDDPLMSARQKAVEDAGGNGFMAVAATHAALLMAQGAGRLVRATGDRGVVAVLDQRLATARYGNYLRASLPDFWYTTDRNQVRRSLAAIDAAAKKDEA, encoded by the coding sequence ATGACGAAGCCATCCCTCCCCGAGCTCCTCCACGCCGCCGTCACAGCCGTCGGCGGGGTGGAAAGGCCTGGCCAGGTCGCCATGGCCGAGTCGGTGGCAGCAGCCATCGACGACAGCTCCCATCTGCTCGTCCAGGCCGGCACCGGCACCGGAAAGTCCCTCGGATATCTGGTGCCCGCCCTGGCCCACGGGGAGCGCGTCGTCGTGGCCACGGCGACGCTCGCACTGCAGCGCCAGCTCGTGGAGCGGGACCTTCCGAGAACGGTGGAGGCACTGCATCCGCAGCTGCGCCGCCGCCCGCAGTTCGCCATGCTCAAGGGCCGGTCGAACTACCTCTGCCTCCACCGGCTCCACGAGGGCGTTCCGCAGGAAGAGGAGGAAGGGCTCTTCGACCCCTTCGAGTCGGCGACGCCCACGAGCAAGCTCGGCCAGGACCTGCTGCGCATGCGGGACTGGGCGGACGAGACGGAGACCGGCGACCGCGACGACCTCACCCCCGGCGTCTCCGACCGGGCGTGGTCGCAGGTTTCCGTGTCCTCCCGTGAGTGTCTGGGCGCGAGCAAGTGCGCCTACGGGGCGGAATGCTTCGCGGAGATGGCCAGGGAGCGCGCCAAGCTGTCCGACGTGGTGGTCACCAACCACGCGCTGCTCGCCATCGACGCGATCGAGGGCGCTCCGGTGCTGCCGCAGCACGAGGTGCTGATCGTCGACGAGGCGCATGAGCTGGTCTCCCGGGTCACCGGAGTCGCCACGGGTGAGCTCACGCCCCACCAGGTCAACCGTGCGGTGCGCCGCGGCGCCAAGCTGGTCAACGAGAAGGCCGCCGACCAGCTCCAGACTGCCGCCGAGGGCTTCGAGCGGCTGATGGAGCTCGCACTCCCCGGCCGCCTGGAGGAGATCCCGGAGGACCTCGGGTACGCACTGCTGGCGTTGCGCGACGCGGCCCGTACGGTCATCTCCGCGCTCGGGGCCACCCGCGACAAGTCGGTCCAGGACGAGGACGCGGTGCGCAAGCAGGCGCTCGCCTCGATCGAGAGCATCCACGACGTGTCCGAGCGGATCACCAACGGCTCGGAGTACGACGTCGTCTGGTACGAGCGCCACGACCGCTTCGGCGCCTCGCTGCGGGTCGCGCCGCTCTCCGTCTCCGGGCTGCTCCGCGAGAAGCTCTTCGCCGACCGGTCGGTGGTCCTGACGTCGGCGACGCTCAAGCTCGGCGGCGACTTCAACGGGGTCGGTGCCTCGCTCGGACTCGCCCCGGAGGGCACCGAGGGCGAGGACCTGCCCGTGTGGACGGGCCTCGATGTGGGTTCGCCCTTCGACTATCCGAAGCAGGGGATCCTGTACGTCGCGAAGCATCTGGCCCGCCCGGCGCGCGACGGCGACCGCGGCGACATGCTGGATGAGCTCACCGAGCTGATCCAGGCCGCCGGTGGACGCACACTCGGCCTGTTCTCCTCGATGCGGGCCGCTCAGCTGGCCGCCGAGGAACTGCGCTCGCGCATTCCGGAGTTCCCCATCCTGCTCCAGGGCGAGGAGACGCTCGGCGAGCTGATCAAGAACTTCGCGGCCGATCCGAAGACCTGTCTGTTCGGCACGCTCTCGCTCTGGCAGGGCGTCGATGTCCCGGGTGCGAGCTGCCAGCTGGTCGTCATGGACAAGATCCCCTTCCCGCGCCCCGACGATCCGCTGATGAGCGCTCGCCAGAAGGCGGTCGAGGATGCCGGGGGGAACGGCTTCATGGCCGTCGCCGCGACGCACGCGGCGCTGCTGATGGCCCAGGGGGCGGGGCGTCTCGTCAGGGCGACGGGCGACCGGGGCGTGGTCGCCGTGCTGGATCAGCGACTGGCCACCGCCCGCTACGGCAACTATCTGCGGGCGTCACTGCCCGACTTCTGGTACACGACGGACCGTAATCAGGTGCGCCGCTCACTGGCCGCGATCGATGCCGCGGCGAAGAAGGACGAGGCATAA